In Magnolia sinica isolate HGM2019 chromosome 12, MsV1, whole genome shotgun sequence, a single genomic region encodes these proteins:
- the LOC131221182 gene encoding uncharacterized protein LOC131221182, translating into MCSSTKDNTACHGVAQINGRPVLQPACNRVASVEGRQNLKKKCPPKSLPPTTTTITNNSKVALTPHKVSPPISPKYKMPLRPVLKKEDPNGLNSSVEKPATPKSNTPKTTMLLRQKSKKLGVVGSGDAGDVSHESLWNFNSFISDAPGSIAVARREQVSLMQAQRKMRIAHYGRTPAKLEGKAAQIDSSLMANATQEGKRCSFITPNSDPLYVAYHDEEWGVPVHDDKMLFELLVLTGAQVGMDWTSILRKRHDFRAAFARFDVEIVANFTERQIASVATDCNMDLNKVRGAVDNANRILQIRREFGSFDKYLWFFVNNKPISTQYKSCRKIPVKTSKSETISKDMIRRGFRLVGPTVVHSFMQAAGLTNDHLITCPRHLQCIALASHHPTVAPAL; encoded by the exons ATGTGCAGCAGCACCAAGGATAACACTGCATGCCATGGTGTGGCTCAGATCAATGGACGTCCGGTCTTGCAGCCTGCTTGCAATCGTGTTGCCAGTGTCGAAGGGCGGCAAAACCTCAAGAAGAAGTGCCCTCCAAAATCACTTCCTCCAACTACTACTACCATTACTAATAATTCTAAGGTTGCTTTGACGCCGCATAAGGTCTCCCCTCCTATTTCTCCTAAGTATAAGATGCCGCTGAGACCCGTTCTTAAGAAGGAAGACCCCAACGGGCTCAATTCGAGTGTTGAAAAGCCTGCAACACCGAAATCTAATACCCCAAAAACGACGATGTTGCTGAGACAGAAGTCGAAGAAATTGGGCGTTGTTGGAAGCGGTGATGCGGGGGATGTTTCTCATGAGTCTTTGTGGAATTTCAATTCTTTCATCAGTGATGCGCCTGGGAGCATTGCTGTGGCGAGGAGGGAGCAAGTATCCCTCATGCAAGCGCAGCGGAAGATGAGAATTGCTCATTATGGGAGAACACCGGCGAAGCTTGAAGGGAAGGCAGCTCAAATTGACTCTTCTTTGATGGCTAATGCTACTCAAGAGGGGAAGAGATGTAGCTTCATTACACCCAATTCAG ATCCTTTGTATGTTGCTTACCATGATGAAGAATGGGGAGTTCCTGTCCACGACGACAa gatgttgtttgaattgcttgtcttaacaggtgcacaagttgggatggattggacttctatcttgagaaaacgccatgatttcag GGCTGCTTTCGCCAGATTTGATGTAGAAATTGTCGccaacttcacagaaagacaaatagcatcagtggccacagattgcaacatggatttaaacaaggttcgaggtgccgtcgataatgctaacagaatcctccag ATAAGAAGGGAATTCGGCTCATTCGACAAATATCTATGGTTTTTCGTGAATAACAAGCCCATCTCCACCCAATACAAGTCGTGCAGGAAGATCCCCGTCAAGACTTCTAAGTCGGAGACCATAAGCAAAGATATGATCAGGAGAGGATTcaggttggtgggccccaccgtggtccACTCATTCATGCAAGCGGCGGGCCTCACCAACGACCACCTGATTACCTGCCCACGCCACCTTCAATGCATTGCACTGGCTTCCCACCACCCCACTGTGGCCCCTGCCCTCTAA